The nucleotide sequence GGGGCGACGGAAGAAGAAGGGCTGGAACGGCGAAGAAAACTAATGAGTTTTAATCCCGAGGAGATTCCAAGCCGGGTCAGTTACCTTGGAGCCATGGTGGGGTTACGGCTATCAGTACATACAGTAGATATCGACCAGCCTTTACCGGTTGACTTGTTGGAACGTGCCTATGCTAGCCCTCAGGATCCCCGTTCCCCTAGAGCTTTGGAACTGCTAAAGCAAGGCCTGTCCATTCGCGACGTTCTGGCGCATGGCGTCATCAATTATCACCCGGTCGTTGCCGGTACTGCTGTGCAAGTAGCCGACTTTTTGGAAGAATGGTTTTTGGCAGGCGCGACGGATGGGTTTTCGGTTGTTCCGGATATTGCCTACGATGGTGTAGCCGATTTTGTGGAGCAGGTTGTTCCGATTTTGCAGGGACGCGGGCTTTTCCACAAAGAGTATGAAGGAAAAACGCTACGCGAAAACATGGGCGTACCTTATCAGTACGGAAACGCGGAGACTAAGTGATTTGCAGAATACGAGATTTCTATGAGTAACAAACGTCAATAGCTTCAAATTTATAAACAAGGCTATGCAAATAAATTAACCATTATTAAGTTAATGAGATTACTGGGAGAGAACAAATGAAGAAACAATACAATACAAAAGCGATTTTGGCATCGCTGCTCATCGTCGGGTTTGTCGGCATGTTCAGTGAGACCGCCTTAAACATCGCCATGGTGAATTTAATGGATGTGTTCCACATTTCAGCGGCAACCGCACAGTGGCTGACGACCGGATTTTTGTTGACATTGGGTATTTTGATGCCGATCAGCGGCTTGCTCTTGCAAATGTTTACGACGAGACAGCTGTTCATTGGTGCGCTCATTAGCTTGATTACAGGGACATTAATTGCGGCACTAGCGTTCAATTTTGAGATGCTGATGGTGGCACGGGTGCTGCAGGCAATGGGGATGGGCTTATTGCTGCCACTCATGTTTAACACCATTCTGGTCATCTACCCACCTGAAAAACGGGGAGCGGCTATGGGATTTGTTGGCCTTGTCATTATGTTCGCACCGGCAACCGGCCCGACCATTGGCGGTTTATTAATCGAATACTTAACATGGCATTACATTTTCTGGTTCTCACTGCCATTCCTGGTAATTGGGCTATTGATTGGGCTGAAGTATTTGGAAAATGTGACTGAAGTGACAAAACCACGGATCGATTTGTTTTCGGTCCTACTGTCCACCATCGGTTTTGGAGGAGTGGTCTTTGGGTTCAGCAAGGCCGGTGAAGGAGAGGCGGGATGGGGCAGTACGGTCGTTATCACGTCCATCATCATTGGGCTGATTGCTTTGTTCTTCTTCGTGCTGCGTCAGAACTCGATGAAAGATCCGATGCTGGACCTGAGTGTTTTCAAATTTCCGATGTACGTGGTGGGACTGCTTCTGGTCATGATGAGTATGTTGATTATTATGTCGAGCATGATCATTCTGCCGATGTTCCTCCAGACAGGTGCCGGATTGTCTGTCTTTATTGCCGGGCTCATGCTATTGCCTGGCAGTGCGTTGAATGGGTTGCTTTCACCAGTTATCGGCCGGTTATTTGATAAATTCGGACCGAAATGGCTTGTCATTCCAGGACTTATTCTTATTACAACGATGTTATGGTTCTTTACCACATTAACCACTGCTTCATCAGTGGCATTTATCGTAGCGCTGCATATCGGGTTGATGGTTGGGATTGCAATGATCTGGATGCCTTCCCAAACGAACGGCTTGAATCAGTTGCCACCCGAATTATATCCGCATGGTACGGCAATCATGAATACACTCCAGCAAGTGATCGGGGCAGTCGGGACGGCGGTAGCCGTCAGTATTTTGACAGGCGGTATGGAAAATTATCTGCATCACTCTGCAGCACCGACAAAACCGTCAGAAATGGCCAATGCGATGGCTTCAGGTTTGCAAAACGTCTTTTTGTTTACTGTAATAATCGCTATTTTTGGCCTGATCATGGGATTCTTTATTCGCCGGGTAGTCGTGCGGCGAGAAATGATTAATTCGCCGCATTGATCGATTAGACATATTAAGAAACTCTAGTAAAAGAAATACAGGTACAATATGGCATTAGAAGTACTTAACTGAATGGACTGCCCAAAAAAGAAGACCAGCAGCTTAAATAATAGCTGCAGGTCTTCTTTTTCATGTTCACCCTTCTAACGAGTGGAAGATTCTTATGTTTGCTTAATATTTAGCACCCTTTGGCTTCGGTCTTACTAAAAAATTTTGATGCGATGAATCTAGGGATTTTTTGAATTAAGAATTATAGGTCTCCCGGTTAATTCTCACAATATCGTCATGTGTCATTCCAGCTGAGAACTTCTCCATTACTTTATCCCGCTGGATGGGTGCTTTTTCTTTATCGGCCTTTTTCAAGGCTTCGACTAATTCTTCTTTTGTCAGTTCGGTGCAGTAGGCAGGAGTTCCAGGCTGCTCTCTCCAGGAATCACTTAACGAACCGCCATCCACTGCATCGAAGCCAAGCTCATTCACTACGTCGATCATTACTTGTTTTTGTGATGGGCTATCACCGGCAATTGCCATGGCAATACGGCCTTCCGTGCCATCAGGAGTCCCTTTATTTTCTAACGTATATGCTA is from Planococcus liqunii and encodes:
- a CDS encoding DHA2 family efflux MFS transporter permease subunit encodes the protein MKKQYNTKAILASLLIVGFVGMFSETALNIAMVNLMDVFHISAATAQWLTTGFLLTLGILMPISGLLLQMFTTRQLFIGALISLITGTLIAALAFNFEMLMVARVLQAMGMGLLLPLMFNTILVIYPPEKRGAAMGFVGLVIMFAPATGPTIGGLLIEYLTWHYIFWFSLPFLVIGLLIGLKYLENVTEVTKPRIDLFSVLLSTIGFGGVVFGFSKAGEGEAGWGSTVVITSIIIGLIALFFFVLRQNSMKDPMLDLSVFKFPMYVVGLLLVMMSMLIIMSSMIILPMFLQTGAGLSVFIAGLMLLPGSALNGLLSPVIGRLFDKFGPKWLVIPGLILITTMLWFFTTLTTASSVAFIVALHIGLMVGIAMIWMPSQTNGLNQLPPELYPHGTAIMNTLQQVIGAVGTAVAVSILTGGMENYLHHSAAPTKPSEMANAMASGLQNVFLFTVIIAIFGLIMGFFIRRVVVRREMINSPH